A genomic segment from Asterias amurensis chromosome 6, ASM3211899v1 encodes:
- the LOC139938398 gene encoding uncharacterized protein encodes MADQAIPLRLRLITYLTPGVPIKYFELLKEYLEEKLQCYVYLLSESRWSGPPADRVDPFTTGDADIGFVCFPTFHRMFLDPKSTVILLGIAAGNADPRIQDQPMYFSDVITHKDNCTKFKEFKDLRGSRWAYNDDYSLSGCLITLRELRKIGENANFFGNIVRSGAHLKSIKMVLNKMVDGAAIDSNTLSYQMKCDPELRKKLHIVTSWGPLPVYPAVVSSKLPEELRKSLVSHFLKMHEDPKWQARLNEFLVTRFVPVTLEDLQGEGDKIREEVGEMTMTKEVNY; translated from the exons ATGGCAGACCAAGCCATTCCACTGAGACTACGTCTCATCACGTATCTTACCCCTGGCGTACCCATCAAGTACTTTGAGTTATTGAAGGAATATCTTGAAGAAAAGTTACAATGTTATGTGTATCTTCTGTCTGAGAGTCGCTGGTCTGGACCGCCTGCTGACCGTGTAGATCCTTTTACAACAGGAGATGCTGATATTG GATTTGTTTGCTTTCCAACATTCCACCGCATGTTTTTGGATCCAAAAAGCACAGTTATTCTCCTAGGTATAGCTGCTGGAAATGCTGACCCTCGCATTCAAGATCAACCGATGTACTTTTCAGATGTTATTACCCACAAAGATAATTG TACTAAATTCAAAGAGTTTAAAGACCTGCGTGGTTCAAGATGGGCATACAATGACGACTACTCATTAAGTGGATGTCTCATAACACTCAGGGAACTACGGAAGATTGGAGAAAATGCAAATTTCTTTGGCAACATTGTTCGATCAG GCGCCCATTTGAAGTCGATCAAGATGGTCCTGAACAAAATGGTAGACGGTGCCGCAATCGACTCCAACACCCTCTCCTATCAGATGAAATGTGATCCAGAGTTGAGGAAGAAACTACACATTGTCACATCATGGGGACCACTACCCGTATACCCTGCTGTGGTCAGCTCAAAATTACCCG aggaaCTGAGGAAGTCGTTGGTCAGCCACTTTCTCAAGATGCATGAAGATCCAAAGTGGCAGGCTCGTCTGAACGAGTTCTTGGTGACTAGGTTTGTCCCTGTTACATTGGAGGACCTTCAAGGAGAGGGAGACAAAATCAGGGAAGAAGTTGGAGAGATGACCATGACCAAAGAAGTAAACTACTGA